The Thermoflavifilum sp. genome contains a region encoding:
- a CDS encoding RagB/SusD family nutrient uptake outer membrane protein: MKNRLSILILTAVTGTSMLLFSSCSNSFLNKPPIGNYDQNTLANRAGVEGLLIGAYSMLDGQGGAGAGIVGSWGTSADNWVFGSVVADDAHKGSDPGDQPDIVPLETWNPTPTNPYLEAKWQALYDAIQRCNDVLRMMRLAKDMTPADTIQVSSEARFLRALYHFEAKKMWNMVPWVDESITYGAGNWKVPNDKDIWPNIEADLQYAMANLPAVQSEAGRANKYAAEAFLAKAYLFEHKYAQAKPLLEDLIQNGVTAGGKKYALIKFSDNFDPAKNHNTPEDVFDAQMSVNDGAGANNANAGDVLNFPYGGGPGGCCGFFQPSYSLVNSFKTDPVLGIPMPDTYNNSDLKNDQGLSSSDPFTPDTTTPLDPRLDWTVGRRGIPYLDWGPFPGAAWIRNQASAGPYAPKKNVYYKSEQGTYTDNSSWTSGYTANNYHYIRFAQVLLWAAEVEVEVGSLDQAEAYVNMVRNRAADPSDWVKNVSGTGYAANYFIKPYPPGYFTLVGQARARTLVHFEEKLELAMEGHRFFDLVRWGEADSTLNAYAAHEVASGYTLMQGAHFTKGKNEYFPIPQQEIDRSTVNGQSVLKQNPGY, translated from the coding sequence ATGAAAAATCGTCTTTCAATCCTCATACTTACTGCAGTAACAGGCACATCTATGTTACTGTTCAGTAGTTGTAGCAATAGCTTTTTGAATAAGCCTCCGATTGGGAATTATGACCAGAATACCTTAGCCAATAGGGCTGGTGTAGAGGGCTTGTTGATAGGGGCATATTCCATGTTAGATGGACAAGGAGGCGCAGGAGCAGGCATTGTTGGCTCATGGGGCACCAGTGCAGATAACTGGGTGTTTGGCAGTGTCGTTGCCGATGATGCACATAAAGGATCGGATCCGGGTGATCAGCCCGATATTGTGCCTCTTGAAACATGGAATCCTACACCTACTAATCCTTATTTGGAAGCTAAGTGGCAGGCTTTATATGATGCTATCCAGCGTTGTAATGATGTGCTTCGCATGATGCGTCTGGCTAAAGATATGACTCCCGCAGATACTATCCAGGTTAGTTCGGAAGCTCGATTTTTAAGGGCATTATATCATTTTGAGGCTAAAAAAATGTGGAATATGGTTCCATGGGTTGATGAGAGCATCACCTATGGTGCAGGCAACTGGAAGGTGCCTAATGACAAGGATATATGGCCTAATATAGAAGCTGATTTGCAATATGCTATGGCAAATCTGCCTGCGGTTCAGAGTGAAGCCGGGAGAGCAAATAAATATGCTGCAGAAGCTTTCTTGGCAAAAGCATATTTGTTTGAGCACAAGTATGCCCAAGCCAAACCATTACTTGAAGATTTAATACAAAATGGTGTGACTGCCGGTGGAAAGAAGTATGCCTTGATTAAGTTTTCTGATAATTTTGATCCGGCTAAGAACCACAATACTCCAGAAGATGTGTTTGATGCCCAGATGTCTGTTAACGATGGAGCGGGAGCAAACAATGCGAATGCAGGCGATGTATTAAACTTCCCCTATGGTGGAGGACCTGGAGGCTGTTGTGGATTCTTTCAACCTTCTTATAGTTTAGTGAATTCCTTTAAAACAGATCCCGTTTTAGGAATACCAATGCCCGATACGTATAATAATTCAGATCTGAAAAATGACCAGGGTCTTTCTTCTTCCGATCCGTTTACACCCGATACTACCACTCCACTTGATCCACGTTTAGACTGGACTGTTGGAAGAAGAGGCATTCCTTACCTGGATTGGGGACCATTCCCTGGTGCTGCATGGATTCGTAACCAGGCCAGTGCCGGACCCTATGCTCCCAAAAAGAATGTTTATTATAAATCGGAGCAGGGTACTTACACAGACAATTCTTCCTGGACAAGTGGATATACGGCTAATAATTATCACTACATCCGATTTGCACAGGTATTGCTCTGGGCTGCTGAGGTAGAAGTTGAAGTGGGTAGCCTGGATCAAGCGGAAGCTTACGTGAATATGGTTAGAAATCGTGCGGCTGATCCTTCAGATTGGGTGAAAAATGTGAGTGGAACTGGTTATGCTGCAAATTATTTTATTAAACCCTATCCACCCGGGTATTTTACTCTGGTTGGTCAGGCTAGGGCCAGAACCTTAGTGCACTTTGAAGAAAAGCTGGAATTAGCCATGGAGGGACATCGTTTCTTCGACCTGGTACGGTGGGGTGAAGCAGATTCTACATTGAATGCTTATGCAGCTCAT
- a CDS encoding TonB-dependent receptor: MKHRLTQLFRAVMILGAVILSTQAIAQRTVRGTIVNATDNSPIVGASIQVKGTNTGAVSGPDGGFSIQVPNDQAVLVVSFIGFNSQQVPVDGHSTLTIKLQESASQLNEVVVTGYTSEKKKDITGAVSVVDVKQMKAVPVGVPEQMLQGQAAGVNVITSGAPGGPSNVFIRGITSFGSTDPLVIIDGVPASLHDINPNDIASIQVLKDAGSAAIYGVRGSNGVIIVTTKSGQAGKTRFSYDGYIGTQRPLSGNVFHLLNSQELANALWIADINAGQVGANGNPFSIQYGNGPKPILPDYIDPGGKMEGDPAVDPKLYNIDYNKGPIYQIVRANKQGTDWFHECFKPALIQSHTGTLSGGSGKSTYLFSLGYFDQQGTLIATYLKRYSVRVNTSFNVTDHIRAGENAYMFYKSNPQISYNSENVINMIYREQPIIPVHDIMGNWAGSAGPELGNAHNPVADQTRSEGNRGYNWDIVGNVWAEVDFLKYFTARTSFGGTIDNFYYWYYTYHTYENSENNASNGFGEGAGYNSSWTWTNTLTFTKDFWTNHHLRILVGSEAINNYGRGISGNRLNYFVDDPGLWVLSAGSPKGQTNSSYAYQNTLYSLISRLDYNFKDKYLLSGTLRRDASSVFGPNKRVGYFGAGSAAWRISGENFMKSITWINDLKLRGSYGLLGSQSNVNPANAYTLFGSSAGNSYYAITTDYSNITQGFYATQIGNPNTGWESDIETNVGMDATILNSKVDFSAEYYKKKIKGLLFQDQTNALVGGAAPPFVNIGDIQNTGVDITVNYHATFPNQFLLNVGLSITTYKNRVVNIPGEYFTAGGTRIGDFIRNQVGHPASAFYGYKVIGYFQDTNDVAKSPAQADAAPGRFKYADINGDGKITPDDRTFIGDPNPKFTYGLNLNGSYKNFDFVVVFYGSYGNDVVNYVKYWTNFWASFQGNKSKDLLYNSWTPTNKNPKAPILENISTFSTNQVPNSYYIENGSFFKCKSLIVGYTLPQNLVSRIHLEKLRVYLQVANLFQITKYSGLDPELFGSAAAFGMDYGNYPNNQKNYIIGLNLSF, encoded by the coding sequence ATGAAACACAGACTTACACAGTTGTTTCGGGCTGTGATGATCCTGGGTGCCGTGATCTTAAGCACCCAGGCTATAGCCCAGCGAACCGTTCGAGGGACGATCGTCAATGCAACAGACAATTCACCCATTGTTGGAGCTTCCATTCAAGTTAAGGGTACAAACACCGGGGCCGTCAGTGGGCCGGATGGCGGTTTTAGCATTCAGGTGCCCAATGATCAGGCCGTATTGGTGGTATCTTTTATTGGTTTTAACTCGCAACAGGTGCCCGTCGATGGGCATTCGACGTTAACCATCAAACTTCAGGAAAGCGCTAGTCAGCTCAATGAAGTGGTGGTAACGGGGTATACCAGTGAAAAGAAAAAGGATATTACAGGGGCTGTTTCAGTAGTGGATGTAAAGCAAATGAAAGCCGTACCCGTAGGTGTACCTGAACAAATGCTGCAAGGGCAGGCAGCGGGTGTGAATGTAATTACTTCTGGTGCTCCTGGTGGTCCGAGTAATGTATTCATCAGGGGCATTACTTCTTTTGGAAGTACAGACCCACTTGTAATCATTGACGGAGTTCCAGCAAGTTTACACGACATCAATCCCAATGACATTGCATCGATTCAAGTTTTGAAAGATGCTGGATCGGCTGCTATATATGGTGTTCGTGGGTCCAATGGGGTAATTATCGTAACTACCAAGTCGGGGCAAGCTGGGAAAACCAGGTTTAGCTATGATGGTTATATAGGGACGCAGCGCCCCCTATCGGGAAATGTTTTTCATTTGTTGAATTCTCAAGAGTTGGCCAATGCACTCTGGATAGCAGATATTAATGCAGGTCAGGTGGGTGCTAATGGCAATCCATTTTCCATACAATATGGCAATGGTCCCAAACCCATTTTGCCCGATTATATTGATCCGGGGGGTAAGATGGAGGGCGACCCAGCCGTAGATCCGAAACTATATAACATTGATTACAATAAAGGGCCTATTTACCAGATTGTGAGGGCCAACAAACAGGGTACGGATTGGTTTCATGAATGCTTTAAACCGGCATTGATTCAAAGCCATACGGGCACCCTTTCGGGAGGATCGGGTAAGTCAACTTATCTATTCTCTCTGGGATATTTTGATCAGCAAGGTACGCTCATTGCAACCTACTTAAAACGTTATTCGGTGAGGGTAAACACCAGTTTTAATGTAACGGATCATATTCGAGCAGGGGAAAATGCCTACATGTTTTACAAGAGTAATCCGCAAATTTCTTACAATAGTGAGAATGTAATCAACATGATCTACCGGGAGCAGCCCATTATTCCCGTGCATGATATTATGGGAAACTGGGCAGGTAGTGCCGGTCCTGAATTAGGTAATGCCCATAACCCAGTTGCTGATCAAACTCGTTCGGAAGGCAATAGAGGGTATAACTGGGATATCGTCGGGAACGTGTGGGCAGAAGTGGATTTCCTAAAATATTTTACAGCACGTACCAGCTTTGGTGGAACGATTGACAACTTCTATTACTGGTATTACACCTATCACACTTACGAAAATTCAGAAAATAATGCCTCAAATGGATTCGGTGAAGGAGCAGGATATAACAGTTCCTGGACATGGACAAATACCCTCACATTTACGAAAGATTTCTGGACCAATCATCATCTGAGAATTCTGGTGGGTTCTGAGGCAATAAATAATTATGGAAGAGGAATAAGTGGCAACCGCTTAAATTATTTTGTGGACGATCCGGGGCTGTGGGTATTGAGTGCAGGATCACCAAAGGGACAGACGAATAGTAGCTATGCTTACCAGAATACCCTGTATTCTTTGATCAGCCGGCTGGATTATAATTTTAAAGACAAGTATTTGCTTAGTGGTACATTACGCAGGGATGCTTCTTCCGTATTTGGTCCTAACAAGCGAGTCGGTTACTTTGGTGCGGGTTCTGCCGCGTGGAGAATCTCTGGTGAAAACTTTATGAAATCCATTACCTGGATCAACGACCTGAAGCTGAGAGGTAGCTATGGCTTATTGGGTTCGCAGAGTAACGTAAATCCAGCCAATGCTTACACACTGTTTGGTAGTTCTGCGGGTAATTCTTATTACGCAATTACCACAGATTATTCCAATATTACCCAGGGTTTTTATGCCACTCAAATTGGCAACCCCAACACAGGATGGGAATCCGATATTGAAACAAACGTTGGAATGGATGCTACCATCCTGAATAGTAAAGTGGATTTTTCGGCAGAATATTATAAGAAGAAGATTAAAGGATTGCTGTTCCAGGATCAGACCAATGCATTAGTTGGAGGTGCAGCTCCTCCTTTTGTGAATATTGGGGATATCCAGAATACCGGTGTAGATATAACGGTGAATTATCATGCAACGTTCCCTAACCAGTTCTTACTCAACGTAGGGCTAAGTATCACAACATATAAGAACAGGGTTGTGAACATACCCGGTGAATATTTTACGGCTGGTGGTACCCGTATTGGTGATTTTATTAGAAATCAGGTTGGGCATCCTGCAAGCGCCTTTTACGGATACAAGGTTATTGGATATTTTCAGGATACCAACGATGTCGCTAAATCTCCCGCTCAAGCCGACGCGGCACCGGGTCGGTTCAAATATGCTGATATCAATGGAGATGGTAAGATTACCCCGGATGACAGGACCTTTATTGGCGACCCCAATCCTAAATTTACCTATGGCCTGAATCTAAATGGGTCATATAAGAATTTTGATTTCGTCGTCGTATTTTATGGATCGTATGGAAATGATGTAGTTAACTATGTAAAATACTGGACGAATTTCTGGGCATCCTTCCAGGGCAACAAGAGCAAAGATCTGTTGTATAACTCCTGGACGCCCACCAACAAAAATCCGAAAGCACCTATTCTGGAAAATATATCCACGTTCAGCACCAATCAGGTCCCCAATTCTTATTATATCGAAAATGGATCATTTTTCAAGTGTAAATCGTTGATTGTGGGATATACACTACCACAAAACCTGGTCTCCCGCATTCATCTGGAAAAGCTCAGGGTATATCTCCAGGTGGCTAATCTTTTCCAGATTACCAAGTATTCCGGCCTTGATCCAGAACTATTTGGTTCTGCAGCAGCTTTCGGAATGGACTACGGGAATTATCCGAATAATCAGAAGAACTACATCATTGGTCTGAACCTCTCTTTCTAA
- a CDS encoding sugar phosphate isomerase/epimerase has protein sequence MTTRRSFLQQLSMMTAAWIAAPYLPELPPQKRAIGLQLYTIRDAMAKDPAASLARVAGIGYSELEAATYTGTEKFYGYDAQAYKQLLNQYHLKQVSGHYILGGLEKTARSPLGSIQNGWEKAIEDAHTVGQQYMVCAYLTPDERKTLDHYKKIADLFNHAAEQCKQAGIQFCYHNHNFEFEPIDGQIPYEVLLKSTDPSLVKMEMDIYWVKKAGQDPLKLFAAYPGRFVLWHVKDMDNTPRQFFTEVGHGIIDFKTIFAHARQAGMKHFFVEQDVCPGDPFVSITESYQYLRKLLS, from the coding sequence ATGACTACCAGAAGATCTTTCCTGCAGCAGCTTTCTATGATGACGGCTGCATGGATTGCAGCTCCTTATTTACCCGAATTACCTCCACAGAAAAGAGCAATAGGCCTGCAACTGTACACCATTCGCGATGCTATGGCCAAAGATCCGGCTGCATCACTGGCCCGTGTGGCCGGCATCGGCTACAGCGAACTGGAGGCTGCCACCTATACCGGAACAGAAAAATTCTATGGTTATGATGCACAGGCCTATAAGCAATTATTGAATCAATATCATCTGAAACAGGTGAGTGGACATTATATTTTAGGTGGACTGGAAAAAACGGCTCGCTCGCCCCTGGGCAGCATCCAGAATGGCTGGGAAAAAGCAATTGAAGATGCACATACCGTGGGTCAACAATATATGGTTTGTGCTTACCTGACGCCCGATGAACGGAAAACCCTTGATCATTATAAAAAAATCGCCGACCTGTTTAACCACGCTGCTGAACAATGTAAGCAGGCAGGTATTCAGTTTTGCTATCATAACCATAATTTCGAATTTGAACCCATCGACGGTCAGATACCGTATGAAGTGCTGTTGAAATCAACCGATCCCTCGCTGGTGAAAATGGAAATGGATATTTACTGGGTCAAAAAAGCCGGACAAGATCCGCTCAAGCTATTTGCCGCATATCCCGGTCGCTTTGTGCTCTGGCATGTGAAAGATATGGACAATACGCCTCGACAATTCTTCACCGAGGTGGGACATGGTATTATTGATTTCAAAACCATCTTTGCGCATGCCCGGCAGGCCGGCATGAAACATTTCTTTGTAGAACAGGACGTTTGTCCCGGCGACCCCTTTGTAAGCATCACCGAAAGCTACCAATACCTGCGCAAACTGCTGTCGTGA
- a CDS encoding superoxide dismutase — translation MAFTLPSLPYAFDALEPHIDKTTMEIHHGKHHGGYVTNLNNAIAGTDAENKTIEEILKQVSKYPLAVRNNGGGHYNHSLFWTILSPKGGGQPSGRLAEAINSTFGSFDKFKEEFNKAALGRFGSGWAWLIVQNGKLLITSTPNQDNPLMDVVEQQGTPIFGLDVWEHAYYLKYQNRRADYVNAFWNIVNWPEVEKRFEAAVK, via the coding sequence ATGGCATTTACACTTCCTTCCTTACCGTATGCTTTTGATGCGCTTGAGCCGCATATCGACAAAACCACCATGGAGATTCATCATGGCAAACATCACGGCGGTTATGTAACCAACCTGAACAACGCCATTGCGGGCACCGATGCGGAAAACAAGACCATTGAAGAGATTTTGAAACAGGTATCCAAATATCCGTTAGCCGTGCGTAACAACGGCGGCGGGCATTACAACCATTCCCTGTTCTGGACTATCCTGTCGCCCAAAGGTGGCGGACAGCCTTCCGGCAGGTTGGCAGAAGCCATCAATAGCACTTTCGGCAGCTTCGACAAATTCAAAGAAGAATTCAACAAAGCAGCTCTGGGCCGCTTCGGCAGCGGTTGGGCCTGGTTGATCGTGCAAAACGGTAAACTGTTGATTACTTCCACACCCAATCAGGATAATCCCTTGATGGACGTAGTCGAGCAGCAGGGTACGCCTATCTTCGGACTGGATGTCTGGGAACATGCTTATTACCTGAAATACCAGAACCGTCGGGCCGATTATGTGAATGCTTTCTGGAACATCGTGAACTGGCCCGAAGTAGAAAAAAGATTTGAAGCCGCTGTGAAATAA